Proteins co-encoded in one Hyla sarda isolate aHylSar1 chromosome 4, aHylSar1.hap1, whole genome shotgun sequence genomic window:
- the IQSEC3 gene encoding IQ motif and SEC7 domain-containing protein 3 isoform X6, with protein MTTLFLSLSRNETVLHQFCCPVADAEKPSPPSDDSDSKKLLCTAWDVREGDASKQSGEEESLTKAGLHHTGSPVRVQQGKSAATCSHGSKSSNYELSLDLKNKQIEMLEHKYGGHLVSRRAACTIQTAFRQYQLSKNFEKIRDSLLQSRLPRRISLQKVRVHNQDTFPSAEKALLESYNLMGIPLVRSPSLPATISGALTELEDSFTEQVQSLAKSIDDALSTWSLKTMCAFPEAGSYQIREAFMQQNPELEPPKLEEGESEDGQLGTLPKSSSTLMMAFRDVTVQIDNNNISVSSSTSLSMSNCLAGAQNPKPEEERVSGEATSEPPSQETSTHETHLVQNSFLEVNGDGVGKELVGPVQTETETTDLSEQLSSSSTSTKSVSEVSSKEALQAMILSLPRYYCENPASCRSPTLSTDTMRKRLYRIGLNLFNINPDKGIQFLISRGFIPDTPIGVAHFLLQRKGLSRQMIGEFLGNSKKQFNRDVLDCVVDEMDFSNMELDEALRKFQAHIRVQGEAQKVERLIEAFSQRYCMCNPEIVQQFHNPDTIFILAFAVILLNTDMYSPSIKPDRKMMLEDFIRNLRGVDDGADIPRDMVVGIYERIQQKELKSNEDHVTYVTKVEKSIVGMKSVLSVPHRRLVCCSRLFEVTDVNKVQKQAAHQREVFLFNDLLLILKLCPKKKTSSTYTFCRAVPLLGMQFHLFENEYYPHGITLVSPLTVSEKRLVLHFCALGAEELQKFLEDLKESICEVTEMEQIRIEWELEKQHGVRTAQSKTNGSQLDIQSTQESPIVHLIF; from the exons TGATGACTCTGACAGTAAGAAGCTGCTCTGTACGGCCTGGGACGTCCGGGAAGGAGACGCCTCCAAACAGTCGGGAGAAGAGGAGTCGCTGACTAAGGCCGGTCTGCACCATACAGGCTCCCCGGTGCGAGTGCAGCAAGGAAAGAGCGCCGCCACCTGTTCTCACGGCTCAAAGAGCTCCAATTATGAGCTGTCCCTGGACCTCAAGAATAAACAG ATTGAGATGCTGGAGCACAAGTATGGGGGGCACTTAGTCTCCCGACGGGCGGCCTGCACCATCCAGACAGCGTTCAGACAGTACCAGCTGAGCAAGAACTTCGAAAAGATCCGAGACTCCCTGCTACAGAGTCGTCTCCCCCGGCGCATTTCCCTGCAAAAGGTCCGAGTACATAACCAGGACACCTTCCCTTCTGCCGAAAAGGCCCTACTGGAGAGCTACAACCTGATGGGCATCCCCCTGGTGAGGTCGCCCTCCCTCCCGGCCACCATCAGCGGGGCCCTAACCGAGCTGGAGGACTCCTTCACCGAGCAGGTGCAATCTCTGGCCAAATCTATCGATGACGCCCTCAGCACGTGGAGTCTGAAGACCATGTGTGCCTTCCCCGAGGCCGGCTCCTACCAGATCCGCGAGGCCTTCATGCAGCAGAACCCAGAACTGGAGCCACCGAAATTAGAGGAAGGAGAAAGTGAGGACGGCCAGCTGGGCACTCTACCCAAGAGCAGCAGTACCCTGATGATGGCCTTCAGAGATGTCACCGTCCAGATAGACAATAATAACATCTCCGTctcctcctccacctccctcTCCATGTCCAACTGCTTGGCCGGGGCCCAGAACCCTAAACCGGAGGAGGAGCGGGTCAGCGGAGAAGCCACTTCAGAGCCTCCGTCCCAGGAAACCTCCACGCATGAGACTCACCTGGTACAGAACTCCTTCCTGGAGGTCAATGGGGACGGGGTCGGGAAGGAGTTAGTTGGACCTGTTCAAACCGAAACCGAAACTACCGACCTCTCAGAACAGctgagcagcagcagcacctccaccaAGTCTGTGTCCGAGGTGTCTTCTAAGGAGGCCTTACAGGCCATGATCCTCAGCCTTCCCCGCTACTACTGTGAGAACCCCGCCAGCTGCCGATCCCCGACCCTCTCCACCGATACCATGAGGAAGAGACTGTACCGCATCGGGCTCAACCTCTTCAATAT AAATCCGGATAAAGGCATCCAGTTCTTGATCTCTCGAGGTTTCATCCCGGATACCCCCATCGGGGTCGCGCATTTCCTGCTCCAGAGGAAAGGCCTGAGCCGACAGATGATCGGAGAATTCCTGGGGAACAGCAAGAAGCAATTCAACCGCGACGTTCTCGA CTGTGTGGTGGACGAGATGGATTTCTCCAACATGGAGCTGGATGAGGCGCTGCGCAAGTTCCAGGCGCACATCCGTGTCCAGGGCGAGGCACAGAAGGTGGAGCGCCTGATCGAGGCCTTCAG CCAGCGGTATTGTATGTGTAACCCCGAGATCGTCCAACAGTTCCACAACCCGGACACCATCTTCATCCTGGCGTTTGCCGTCATCCTGCTCAACACGGACATGTACAGCCCCAGCATCAAACCCGACCGCAAGATGATGCTAGAAGACTTCATCCGCAACCTCCGAG GGGTGGATGACGGAGCGGATATTCCCCGGGACATGGTGGTCGGCATCTATGAACGGATCCAACAGAAGGAACTAAAATCCAACGAGGATCATGTCACCTATGTAACCAAGGTGGAAAAGTCCATTGTGGGAATGAAGAGT GTGCTGTCGGTTCCGCACAGGCGTCTGGTTTGCTGCAGCCGCCTCTTTGAAGTGACCGatgtaaataaagtgcaaaaacaagcgGCACATCAGCGAGAGGTCTTCCTGTTCAATGACCTTCTGCTG ATCTTAAAGCTTTGTCCAAAAAAGAAGACCTCCTCGACCTACACCTTCTGCCGGGCGGTGCCGCTCTTGGGGATGCAGTTTCATCTTTTTGAGAATGAGT ATTACCCGCATGGGATCACACTGGTCAGCCCGCTCACCGTCTCGGAGAAGAGACTAGTTTTGCACTTCTGTGCCCTTGGTGCTGAGGAGCTGCAGAAATTCCTGGAGGATCTGAAGGAATCCATTTGTGAAGTGACGGAGATGGAACAGATCCGTATTGAAT GGGAACTGGAGAAGCAGCACGGGGTGAGGACGGCCCAAAGTAAGACAAACGGGTCTCAGCTGGACATTCAGTCCACGCAGGAGTCCCCCATTG TTCACCTCATATTTTGA
- the IQSEC3 gene encoding IQ motif and SEC7 domain-containing protein 3 isoform X4 — MTTLFLSLSRNETVLHQFCCPVADAEKPSPPSDDSDSKKLLCTAWDVREGDASKQSGEEESLTKAGLHHTGSPVRVQQGKSAATCSHGSKSSNYELSLDLKNKQIEMLEHKYGGHLVSRRAACTIQTAFRQYQLSKNFEKIRDSLLQSRLPRRISLQKVRVHNQDTFPSAEKALLESYNLMGIPLVRSPSLPATISGALTELEDSFTEQVQSLAKSIDDALSTWSLKTMCAFPEAGSYQIREAFMQQNPELEPPKLEEGESEDGQLGTLPKSSSTLMMAFRDVTVQIDNNNISVSSSTSLSMSNCLAGAQNPKPEEERVSGEATSEPPSQETSTHETHLVQNSFLEVNGDGVGKELVGPVQTETETTDLSEQLSSSSTSTKSVSEVSSKEALQAMILSLPRYYCENPASCRSPTLSTDTMRKRLYRIGLNLFNINPDKGIQFLISRGFIPDTPIGVAHFLLQRKGLSRQMIGEFLGNSKKQFNRDVLDCVVDEMDFSNMELDEALRKFQAHIRVQGEAQKVERLIEAFSQRYCMCNPEIVQQFHNPDTIFILAFAVILLNTDMYSPSIKPDRKMMLEDFIRNLRGVDDGADIPRDMVVGIYERIQQKELKSNEDHVTYVTKVEKSIVGMKSVLSVPHRRLVCCSRLFEVTDVNKVQKQAAHQREVFLFNDLLLILKLCPKKKTSSTYTFCRAVPLLGMQFHLFENEYYPHGITLVSPLTVSEKRLVLHFCALGAEELQKFLEDLKESICEVTEMEQIRIEWELEKQHGVRTAQSKTNGSQLDIQSTQESPIGVNSQQASDVPAQRPPGAREWSSGQHGS, encoded by the exons TGATGACTCTGACAGTAAGAAGCTGCTCTGTACGGCCTGGGACGTCCGGGAAGGAGACGCCTCCAAACAGTCGGGAGAAGAGGAGTCGCTGACTAAGGCCGGTCTGCACCATACAGGCTCCCCGGTGCGAGTGCAGCAAGGAAAGAGCGCCGCCACCTGTTCTCACGGCTCAAAGAGCTCCAATTATGAGCTGTCCCTGGACCTCAAGAATAAACAG ATTGAGATGCTGGAGCACAAGTATGGGGGGCACTTAGTCTCCCGACGGGCGGCCTGCACCATCCAGACAGCGTTCAGACAGTACCAGCTGAGCAAGAACTTCGAAAAGATCCGAGACTCCCTGCTACAGAGTCGTCTCCCCCGGCGCATTTCCCTGCAAAAGGTCCGAGTACATAACCAGGACACCTTCCCTTCTGCCGAAAAGGCCCTACTGGAGAGCTACAACCTGATGGGCATCCCCCTGGTGAGGTCGCCCTCCCTCCCGGCCACCATCAGCGGGGCCCTAACCGAGCTGGAGGACTCCTTCACCGAGCAGGTGCAATCTCTGGCCAAATCTATCGATGACGCCCTCAGCACGTGGAGTCTGAAGACCATGTGTGCCTTCCCCGAGGCCGGCTCCTACCAGATCCGCGAGGCCTTCATGCAGCAGAACCCAGAACTGGAGCCACCGAAATTAGAGGAAGGAGAAAGTGAGGACGGCCAGCTGGGCACTCTACCCAAGAGCAGCAGTACCCTGATGATGGCCTTCAGAGATGTCACCGTCCAGATAGACAATAATAACATCTCCGTctcctcctccacctccctcTCCATGTCCAACTGCTTGGCCGGGGCCCAGAACCCTAAACCGGAGGAGGAGCGGGTCAGCGGAGAAGCCACTTCAGAGCCTCCGTCCCAGGAAACCTCCACGCATGAGACTCACCTGGTACAGAACTCCTTCCTGGAGGTCAATGGGGACGGGGTCGGGAAGGAGTTAGTTGGACCTGTTCAAACCGAAACCGAAACTACCGACCTCTCAGAACAGctgagcagcagcagcacctccaccaAGTCTGTGTCCGAGGTGTCTTCTAAGGAGGCCTTACAGGCCATGATCCTCAGCCTTCCCCGCTACTACTGTGAGAACCCCGCCAGCTGCCGATCCCCGACCCTCTCCACCGATACCATGAGGAAGAGACTGTACCGCATCGGGCTCAACCTCTTCAATAT AAATCCGGATAAAGGCATCCAGTTCTTGATCTCTCGAGGTTTCATCCCGGATACCCCCATCGGGGTCGCGCATTTCCTGCTCCAGAGGAAAGGCCTGAGCCGACAGATGATCGGAGAATTCCTGGGGAACAGCAAGAAGCAATTCAACCGCGACGTTCTCGA CTGTGTGGTGGACGAGATGGATTTCTCCAACATGGAGCTGGATGAGGCGCTGCGCAAGTTCCAGGCGCACATCCGTGTCCAGGGCGAGGCACAGAAGGTGGAGCGCCTGATCGAGGCCTTCAG CCAGCGGTATTGTATGTGTAACCCCGAGATCGTCCAACAGTTCCACAACCCGGACACCATCTTCATCCTGGCGTTTGCCGTCATCCTGCTCAACACGGACATGTACAGCCCCAGCATCAAACCCGACCGCAAGATGATGCTAGAAGACTTCATCCGCAACCTCCGAG GGGTGGATGACGGAGCGGATATTCCCCGGGACATGGTGGTCGGCATCTATGAACGGATCCAACAGAAGGAACTAAAATCCAACGAGGATCATGTCACCTATGTAACCAAGGTGGAAAAGTCCATTGTGGGAATGAAGAGT GTGCTGTCGGTTCCGCACAGGCGTCTGGTTTGCTGCAGCCGCCTCTTTGAAGTGACCGatgtaaataaagtgcaaaaacaagcgGCACATCAGCGAGAGGTCTTCCTGTTCAATGACCTTCTGCTG ATCTTAAAGCTTTGTCCAAAAAAGAAGACCTCCTCGACCTACACCTTCTGCCGGGCGGTGCCGCTCTTGGGGATGCAGTTTCATCTTTTTGAGAATGAGT ATTACCCGCATGGGATCACACTGGTCAGCCCGCTCACCGTCTCGGAGAAGAGACTAGTTTTGCACTTCTGTGCCCTTGGTGCTGAGGAGCTGCAGAAATTCCTGGAGGATCTGAAGGAATCCATTTGTGAAGTGACGGAGATGGAACAGATCCGTATTGAAT GGGAACTGGAGAAGCAGCACGGGGTGAGGACGGCCCAAAGTAAGACAAACGGGTCTCAGCTGGACATTCAGTCCACGCAGGAGTCCCCCATTG GTGTCAATTCACAACAGGCTTCAGACGTCCCAGCACAGCGCCCCCCAGGGGCCAGAGAATGGAGCTCCGGGCAGCACGGCTCCTAA